One segment of Xiphias gladius isolate SHS-SW01 ecotype Sanya breed wild chromosome 1, ASM1685928v1, whole genome shotgun sequence DNA contains the following:
- the nfat5b gene encoding nuclear factor of activated T-cells 5 isoform X1, producing MPSDFISLFSGDLDLTSPRSLYSKESVYDLLPRELQLPSSTQQNPKVMSQKSGGEAGPPPSATLASDAMSSSMTMEGPRSAFSTSSSSTMHSSPSTGDQKPVHSNNVDPEDTRGSRAVPEVVGAEGGNGNGGSGGNCRGTVELGGGRGVTSQEAQPHHQMTPSKRRTVLNISPPPEDLFDDSRMSCQDEASLDSEQSNNIWMDDSLSNFSIMSTVSYNDNTEVPRKSRKRTPRQRPGPKSVPAEEASMDVFDADSAKGPHFVLSQLGPDNKTGPKGSSDDPQTATQKGGTLSMQYPQKNEGKELKILVQPETQHRARYLTEGSRGSVKDRTQQGFPTVKLEGVNEPVVLQVFVGNDTGRVKPHGFYQACRVTGRNTTACKEVDIDGTTVIEVSLDPSTNMTLPVDCVGILKLRNTDVEARIGVAGSKKKSTRARLVFRVNIPRSDGPVLTLQTPSSPILCTQPAGVPEILKKSLHSCTVRGGEEVFIIGKNFLKDTKVIFHENVSDEKSWKAEAEIDMELFHQNHLIVKVPPYQNQAITSAVCVGIYVVTNAGRSHDVQPFTYTPDLAKHDVPVKKEMPSPVKTCTFDEQIKVLDGALMPSMLPLVKREDVTPMEVTSNLQSSGVFKQTGDLCPAQQNPDMTAGHLNTNRSFSNNLSQPASDPDKGQGPVFTNTEPLSTIHKQDIAAPSSFPVPADSLLQQGSQQFLLEPREGLGQERPGSASGAVGRLRGEPTPQQQQLPLFPPDEVAQLEEAVRQLKAKGFCSLPLQSDNSIAKQQQQHMQHQKKIQKQQIQQQQMQQQQLQQQQQQQQQQQQQQVLENLQQQLFQSQIQIQCGMFQDASQGKNTEQQGPSQGVVPNQGSLFQQAQQQQQQQQQQQQQQQQQQQAALFQQANDLLSIQTNFLQQTTSHPSPPMFHNPSSLAETQDPQGALFQKASQEQVQAALFQNTMTVLQSPEQQPSTPGLFLPQTSLPTQLTTNSSQQQQQQQQQQQQQQQQQQQQQQQQQQQQQQQLAFLSALQSPAPEPQSVFQAQTQLSPIQQRSPMEQQQPSQPQPHAQPTQQASLFQNISPHPSANTLSPGQQQQQQAGLLFCNNTLSTSDQASSLLFSSQGQMPPLTSSSLVSQEPQNPSLLFSQASMVTVNQQDRSEPMALGNPTDPRQQVMFQEQQPMQLCSSSNNRQDQTVGLFMPQSNMASLQGGLAQELAQSAMFGSQNGVANLQTTTSSPVQQPGTLFQTAVSGSISQASQPQQPGLFLFGIQNGCGQLMNPPGNTLSDQIIAISQSGQNQRESDAHIQSLLSQSLSQSGTVQSSMSASQNMEKIDDLLVSLQESGSNLTRSY from the exons AATCCGTGTATGACCTTCTTCCCAGAGAGCTGCAGTTGCCTTCCTCCACTCAGCAGAACCCAAAAGTCATGAGTCAAAAGAGCGGCGGAGAGGCCGGGCCTCCCCCTTCAGCTACTCTAGCGTCAG ATGCCATGTCCTCTTCTATGACCATGGAAGGCCCCCGCAGTGCTTTTTCCACCTCTTCCAGCTCCACTATGCATTCCAGTCCTTCAACCGGTGACCAGAAGCCAGTCCACAGCAACAATGTTGACCCAGAGGACACCCGGGGCAGCAGAGCGGTACCAGAGGTGGTCGGAGCAGAGGGCGGGAATGGTAACGGCGGCAGTGGTGGTAACTGCAGGGGGACCGTTGAGcttggaggaggaagaggtgtaACATCCCAGGAGGCCCAGCCACATCACCAGATGACCCCGTCTAAGCGCCGCACCGTACTGAACATCTCTCCACCTCCAGAAGACTTGTTTGATGATAGCCGCATGTCCTGCCAGGATGAAGCATCCCTGGACTCAGAGCAGAGTAACAACATCTGGATGGATGACTCTCTCTCCAACTTTAGTATCATGAGTACGGTTTCTTACAATGACAACACTGAGGTACCACGAAAGTCCCGCAAACGCACCCCTCGCCAGAGGCCTGGTCCGAAGTCTGTGCCTGCAGAGGAAGCCAGTATGGACGTGTTTGATGCAGACAGTGCCAAGGGCCCACACTTTGTCCTGTCACAGCTCGGCCCTGACAACAAGACGGGACCAAAAGGAAG CTCTGATGATCCTCAGACAGCTACCCAGAAAGGAGGAACTCTTTCGATGCAATACCCACAGAAGAATGAGGGGAAGGAGCTGAAGATCCTTGTACAGCCTGAGACTCAGCATCGAGCTCGTTACCTGACTGAAGGAAGCAGAGGATCAGTGAAGGACCGGACTCAGCAGGGCTTCCCTACTGTAAAG CTGGAGGGCGTGAACGAGCCagtggttttgcaggtatttgtgGGTAACGATACCGGGCGAGTGAAGCCCCATGGATTTTACCAAGCTTGCAGGGTGACCGGCCGCAACACCACAGCCTGCAAGGAGGTTGACATTGATGGCACAACTGTCATTGAGGTGTCCCTTGATCCAAGCACCAACATGACACTACC GGTGGACTGTGTTGGGATCCTGAAGCTCCGTAATACTGATGTCGAGGCTCGTATTGGTGTCGCTGGGTCCAAGAAGAAGAGCACACGCGCACGTCTGGTGTTTCGGGTCAACATCCCCCGTTCAGATGGACCAGTGCTCACACTACAGACCCCCTCATCTCCAATCTTGTGTA CCCAGCCTGCAGGGGTGCCTGAAATCTTGAAGAAGTCACTACACAGTTGTACTGTGAGGGGTGGAGAGGAAGTCTTCATCATTGGCAAAAACTTTCTTAAAGACACTAAAGTCATATTTCACGAGAATGTTTCTG ATGAGAAATCGTGGAAGGCAGAGGCTGAAATTGACATGGAGCTGTTTCACCAG AATCACTTGATAGTGAAGGTTCCTCCATACCAGAACCAAGCCATCacctctgcagtgtgtgtgggaatCTATGTGGTGACGAATGCTGGGAGATCCCATGACGTTCAGCCTTTCACCTACACTCCAGATCTGG CAAAACATGATGTTCCTGTGAAGAAAGAGATGCCTTCTCCAGTGAAGACTTGTACATTTGATGAACAAATTAAAG TTCTAGATGGCGCCCTGATGCCCTCTATGTTGCCTTTAGTGAAGAGAGAAGATGTCACTCCGATGGAGGTGACCAGCAACCTCCAGTCTTCTGGAGTATTTAAG CAGACTGGTGACCTGTGTCCAGCCCAGCAGAACCCAGACATGACCGCAGGACATCTAAATACAAACAGATCATTCTCCAACAACCTTTCTCAGCCTGCAAGTGACCCTGACAAAGGCCAGGGTCCTGTTTTTACCAACACTGAGCCCTTAAGCACCATCCACAAGCAGGACATTGCTGCACCCAGCTCATTCCCTGTGCCTGCAGACTCCCTGCTCCAGCAAGGCTCACAGCAGTTCCTCCTGGAGCCCAGAGAGGGCCTCGGTCAGGAGAGGCCAGGCAGCGCTTCTGGAGCTGTGGGGAGGCTGCGTGGAGAACCTACAccccaacagcagcagctgccgTTGTTCCCTCCAGATGAGGTGGCACAGCTGGAGGAGGCAGTGAGACAACTTAAAGCCAAAGGGTTCTGTAGCTTACCACTTCAGTCTGACAACTCAATagccaaacagcagcagcaacacatgCAGCACCAAAAAAAGAtccaaaaacagcaaattcagcagcaacaaatgcagcaacaacagcttcaacagcagcagcagcagcagcagcagcagcagcagcagcaggtgttggagaatttacagcagcagctgtttcagtcacagattcagattcagtgtGGCATGTTTCAGGATGCTTCCCAGGGCAAGAACACAGAACAGCAGGGCCCATCACAAGGAGTGGTGCCAAACCAGGGATCTCTTTTCCAGCAGGcccaacagcagcaacagcagcagcagcagcagcagcagcaacagcaacagcagcaacaagcagCTCTCTTTCAGCAGGCAAATGACCTACTTTCAATTCAGACCAACTTCCTCCAGCAGACGACCTCTCACCCTTCACCACCCATGTTCCACAATCCCAGCTCTTTGGCTGAAACTCAAGATCCCCAGGGGGCTCTGTTTCAGAAAGCGTCTCAGGAGCAGGTCCAGGCAGCTCTCTTCCAGAACACCATGACAGTACTACAGTCTCCAGAACAGCAACCCTCAACTCCTGGACTTTTCCTCCCGCAGACCTCCCTGCCAACTCAGCTTACAACCAACAGTTcccaacaacagcaacaacaacagcagcaacagcagcaacagcaacagcaacagcaacagcagcagcagcagcagcagcagcagcagcagcagcagctggcctTTCTCAGTGCTCTACAATCCCCTGCCCCTGAACCACAATCAGTATTTCAGGCCCAGACCCAGCTCTCCCCCATCCAGCAAAGAAGCCCAATGGAACAGCAGCAGCCCTCCCAGCCTCAGCCCCATGCACAGCCAACCCAGCAGGCTTCCCTGTTTCAGAACATCTCCCCACATCCATCTGCGAACACACTCTCTccaggacagcagcagcaacagcaggctGGACTACTGTTCTGCAACAACACCCTGTCCACATCGGACCAGGCCTCCAGCCTCCTGTTCAGCAGCCAGGGCCAGATGCCTCCTTTGACCAGCAGCAGTCTAGTTTCTCAAGAGCCCCAAAACccctctctgctcttttcccAAGCCAGTATGGTGACGGTAAACCAGCAGGATCGCTCTGAGCCCATGGCCTTAGGGAACCCCACCGATCCACGACAGCAAGTCATGTTTCAGGAGCAACAGCCTATGCAGCTGTGCAGTAGCTCAAACAACCGGCAGGATCAGACTGTGGGCCTCTTCATGCCTCAGTCCAACATGGCCTCTCTGCAGGGGGGACTGGCTCAAGAGCTTGCACAGTCAGCCATGTTTGGCTCACAGAACGGCGTGGCAAACCTCCAGACGACCACCTCCTCCCCTGTTCAACAGCCAGGAACTCTCTTTCAAACTGCTGTGAGTGGGAGCATCAGTCAGGCCAGCCAGCCTCAACAACCTGGCCTGTTCCTTTTTGGGATTCAGAATG GATGTGGCCAGCTGATGAACCCTCCTGGAAACACACTGTCAGATCAGATAATAGCCATCAGCCAGTCTGGCCAGAACCAAAGAGAGAGCGACGCACACATCCAGTCCCTGCTCAGCCAGTCCCTGTCTCAGTCTGGGACCGTGCAGAGCAGCATGTCTGCCTCGCAGAACATGGAGAAGATTGATGACCTGCTGGTCAGCCTGCAGGAGTCCGGCAGCAACTTAACTCGTTCATACTAA